The following proteins are encoded in a genomic region of Gossypium hirsutum isolate 1008001.06 chromosome D05, Gossypium_hirsutum_v2.1, whole genome shotgun sequence:
- the LOC107903114 gene encoding auxin-responsive protein SAUR50, whose translation MMRKKVEVDKRSRAPKGHFVVYVGTEMTRFVIPTSFLNNPIFQQLLDKAAEEYGFNNQNRILLPCDEFTFQSLTKYLAKQCP comes from the coding sequence ATGATGCGAAAGAAGGTAGAGGTTGATAAAAGGAGTAGAGCTCCGAAGGGCCATTTTGTGGTATATGTAGGCACTGAAATGACAAGGTTTGTAATTCCCACATCGTTCCTCAACAACCCTATCTTCCAGCAATTGCTCGATAAAGCTGCAGAAGAGTACGGATTCAATAACCAGAACAGGATTCTACTGCCTTGTGATGAGTTTACTTTTCAAAGCCTTACTAAGTATTTGGCCAAGCAATGTCCTTAG